The Macaca thibetana thibetana isolate TM-01 chromosome 19, ASM2454274v1, whole genome shotgun sequence genome has a segment encoding these proteins:
- the EPHX3 gene encoding epoxide hydrolase 3 isoform X1: protein MEGPQAKGGGPLSPDTASPLLQVTPAGSAAVVPERSDMPELVVTALLAPSRLSLKLLRAFMWSLVFSVALVAAAVYGCIAFTHVLCRPRRGCCGRRRSACPACLSDPSLGEHGFLNLQSSGLRLHYVSAGQGKGPLMLFLHGFPENWFSWRYQLREFQSRFHVVAVDLRGYGPSDAPRDVDCYTIDLLLVDIKDVILGLGYSKCVLVAHDWGALLAWHFSIYYPSLVERMVVVSGAPMSVYQDYSLHHISQFFRSHYMFLFQLPWLPEKLLSMSDFQILKTALTHHKTGIPRLTPNELEAFLYNFSQPGGLTGPLNYYRNLFRNFPLEPQELATPTLLLWGEKDTYLEQGLVEAISSRFVPGRLEAHILPGMGHWIPQSNPQEMHQYMWAFLQDLLD, encoded by the exons ATGGAGGGGCCCCAGGCCAAAGGCGGTGGGCCCCTGAGCCCTGACACCGCCTCGCCACTGCTGCAGGTGACCCCGGCCGGCAGCGCCGCCGTGGTCCCGGAGCGCAGCGACATGCCCGAGCTGGTGGTAACCGCGCTGCTGGCGCCGTCGCGCCTGTCGCTGAAGCTGCTGCGCGCCTTCATGTGGAGCCTGGTGTTCTCGGTGGCGCTGGTGGCCGCGGCGGTCTACGGCTGCATAGCGTTCACGCACGTGCTGTGCCGGCCCCGGCGCGGCTGCTGTGGACGCCGTCGGAGCGCGTGCCCCGCCTGCCTGAGCGACCCCTCGCTGGGCGAGCATGGTTTCCTGAACCTCCAG AGCTCGGGCCTGCGTCTGCACTATGTCTCGGCTGGACAAGGCAAAGGACCCCTCATGCTGTTTCTGCACGGCTTCCCTGAGAACTG GTTCTCCTGGCGTTACCAGCTCCGGGAGTTCCAGAGCCGCTTCCATGTTGTGGCTGTGGATTTGCGAGGTTACGGCCCCTCAGATGCACCCCGGGATGTGGACTGCTACACGATCGACCTGTTGCTGGTGGACATCAAGGATGTCATCCTAGGCCTGG GTTACTCCAAGTGCGTCCTTGTGGCCCATGACTGGGGTGCCCTCCTTGCCTGGCATTTCTCCATCTACTACCCATCCCTGGTCGAGCGGATGGTTGTGGTCAGTGGTGCCCCCATGTCGGTGTACCAAG ACTATTCCCTGCACCACATCAGCCAGTTCTTCCGTTCCCACTACATGTTCCTGTTCCAGCTGCCCTGGCTGCCCGAGAAGCTGCTGTCTATGTCTGACTTCCAG ATTCTGAAGACCGCCCTCACCCACCACAAGACAGGCATCCCACGCTTGACCCCCAACGAGCTCGAGGCCTTCCTTTATAACTTCTCTCAGCCTGGTGGCCTCACTGGGCCCCTTAACTACTACCGAAACCTCTTCAG GAACTTCCCCTTGGAACCCCAGGAGCTGGCCACACCCACATTGCTGCTGTGGGGGGAGAAGGACACTTACTTGGAGCAGGGGCTGGTGGAAGCCATCAGCAGCCGCTTTGTGCCAGGCCGCTTGGAGGCCCACATCCTGCCAGGCATGGGGCATTGGATCCCACAGAGCAACCCCCAGGAGATGCACCAGTACATGTGGGCCTTCTTGCAAGACCTGCTGGACTAG
- the EPHX3 gene encoding epoxide hydrolase 3 isoform X2: MPELVVTALLAPSRLSLKLLRAFMWSLVFSVALVAAAVYGCIAFTHVLCRPRRGCCGRRRSACPACLSDPSLGEHGFLNLQSSGLRLHYVSAGQGKGPLMLFLHGFPENWFSWRYQLREFQSRFHVVAVDLRGYGPSDAPRDVDCYTIDLLLVDIKDVILGLGYSKCVLVAHDWGALLAWHFSIYYPSLVERMVVVSGAPMSVYQDYSLHHISQFFRSHYMFLFQLPWLPEKLLSMSDFQILKTALTHHKTGIPRLTPNELEAFLYNFSQPGGLTGPLNYYRNLFRNFPLEPQELATPTLLLWGEKDTYLEQGLVEAISSRFVPGRLEAHILPGMGHWIPQSNPQEMHQYMWAFLQDLLD; encoded by the exons ATGCCCGAGCTGGTGGTAACCGCGCTGCTGGCGCCGTCGCGCCTGTCGCTGAAGCTGCTGCGCGCCTTCATGTGGAGCCTGGTGTTCTCGGTGGCGCTGGTGGCCGCGGCGGTCTACGGCTGCATAGCGTTCACGCACGTGCTGTGCCGGCCCCGGCGCGGCTGCTGTGGACGCCGTCGGAGCGCGTGCCCCGCCTGCCTGAGCGACCCCTCGCTGGGCGAGCATGGTTTCCTGAACCTCCAG AGCTCGGGCCTGCGTCTGCACTATGTCTCGGCTGGACAAGGCAAAGGACCCCTCATGCTGTTTCTGCACGGCTTCCCTGAGAACTG GTTCTCCTGGCGTTACCAGCTCCGGGAGTTCCAGAGCCGCTTCCATGTTGTGGCTGTGGATTTGCGAGGTTACGGCCCCTCAGATGCACCCCGGGATGTGGACTGCTACACGATCGACCTGTTGCTGGTGGACATCAAGGATGTCATCCTAGGCCTGG GTTACTCCAAGTGCGTCCTTGTGGCCCATGACTGGGGTGCCCTCCTTGCCTGGCATTTCTCCATCTACTACCCATCCCTGGTCGAGCGGATGGTTGTGGTCAGTGGTGCCCCCATGTCGGTGTACCAAG ACTATTCCCTGCACCACATCAGCCAGTTCTTCCGTTCCCACTACATGTTCCTGTTCCAGCTGCCCTGGCTGCCCGAGAAGCTGCTGTCTATGTCTGACTTCCAG ATTCTGAAGACCGCCCTCACCCACCACAAGACAGGCATCCCACGCTTGACCCCCAACGAGCTCGAGGCCTTCCTTTATAACTTCTCTCAGCCTGGTGGCCTCACTGGGCCCCTTAACTACTACCGAAACCTCTTCAG GAACTTCCCCTTGGAACCCCAGGAGCTGGCCACACCCACATTGCTGCTGTGGGGGGAGAAGGACACTTACTTGGAGCAGGGGCTGGTGGAAGCCATCAGCAGCCGCTTTGTGCCAGGCCGCTTGGAGGCCCACATCCTGCCAGGCATGGGGCATTGGATCCCACAGAGCAACCCCCAGGAGATGCACCAGTACATGTGGGCCTTCTTGCAAGACCTGCTGGACTAG